A segment of the Pseudomonadota bacterium genome:
CCTTGCCCGATTGGTCGCAGTGTATCTGACTGTGTGCTGAATGTTCTTATGCCCTAAATAGTCCTGAATGAGCCGCGTGTCTGCCCCTTGATCTGCGAGGGCAAAGCCGCACGCAAAAGAGCCAATGGGGTCTTGCAATATAACATTTAGAGACCTTGATTCCAATGTGAAAGAGATACCCGTAAAGGATGAAGGGGCGGCTATATCCATGATAAGAAAGATAGCCCTTTTCCTTCAGAAAAAAGGGAAGGAGTTTCAGGTAATCACGCCCATTCATTCAGGCCCACTCGGGACGAAAAGACTGAATCTTATACTCCAAAGGGCATTAAACCCCGATGGGGGAGACCCTTTAAGAACAGGCGATAGGGTGATTGTCACGAAGAATATATATATAGATGGCGAGTTTCTTGCCTCAAACGGGCAAACGGGTATTGTGGAAGGAAAAGAAGATGAACATGCAGTTGTTAGAACGAAAGGGGAGAAGATACTTTTTAAAAAGAATGAGATAGAGCTTGCTTATGCCCTGACAGTCCATAAGTTTCAGGGAAGCGAGGCTGACCATATGGTTTTTGTCGTTCCCTTTGCTGTAGATAAGGAACTTTTAACTGATGAGCTACTATTTGTGG
Coding sequences within it:
- a CDS encoding ATP-binding domain-containing protein, whose product is MGSCNITFRDLDSNVKEIPVKDEGAAISMIRKIALFLQKKGKEFQVITPIHSGPLGTKRLNLILQRALNPDGGDPLRTGDRVIVTKNIYIDGEFLASNGQTGIVEGKEDEHAVVRTKGEKILFKKNEIELAYALTVHKFQGSEADHMVFVVPFAVDKELLTDELLFVGKTRGKLKTFVVTPEEKGNIYKGGMI